A genomic segment from Lignipirellula cremea encodes:
- a CDS encoding aspartate kinase, producing MSIIVQKFGGTSVADSQKIIAAARKAIRAQAEGHQVVMVVSAMGKNTDTLVDLAAEINDRPPAREMDMLLSTGEQVSVALMAMAIHSLGKKAVSLTGAQIGIRTDSTHTKARIKSISTERMQKLLDSGAIVIAAGFQGIDEDYNITTLGRGGSDTTAVALAAVLRADCEIYTDVDGVYTTDPRIMAEARRMSQVSYDEMLEMASLGAGVMHNRSIEFAKKYNVPIHVRHSGIDDSVGTLIVADPESPDQAVSGAALTKHEARITVTGVPDVPGASLKVFSPIAARAITVDMIVQNVSENGEANVSFTVPKNELGQTLEAVEEAVAEWDGARVSHDDQVAKISVVGLGMARMTGVANKMFHALADEGVNIQMITTSEIKISVLIHRDEALRALRAAHRAFLLHLPPPNLTPRAPAGARRADDDAADIIDRLRGVDMEELMIDEIRLDESQARVTINGIPNQPGIAARIFDEVAAADVFVDMIVQSFGDDATARLSFTTPADQIDRSVEVAKKLSAGLGCGDVTSDRRIAKLSVSGIGLRSHTGVAIRMFRSLSDAGINVSMINTSEVRVNVVVDHDRAKEALACLEKAFADVKK from the coding sequence ATGTCGATTATTGTGCAGAAGTTCGGCGGCACGAGCGTCGCCGACAGTCAGAAAATTATCGCGGCCGCCCGCAAAGCAATCCGCGCCCAGGCAGAAGGCCACCAGGTGGTGATGGTCGTCAGCGCGATGGGAAAAAATACCGATACGCTGGTCGATCTGGCGGCCGAGATTAACGATCGCCCGCCGGCCCGGGAAATGGACATGCTGCTCTCGACCGGCGAGCAGGTCAGCGTTGCGCTGATGGCGATGGCCATTCACTCGCTGGGGAAAAAGGCCGTCAGTCTGACCGGCGCCCAGATTGGCATTCGGACCGACAGCACCCACACCAAGGCCCGCATCAAGTCGATCTCGACCGAGCGGATGCAGAAACTGCTGGACAGCGGCGCGATTGTGATCGCCGCGGGCTTCCAGGGCATCGACGAAGACTACAACATCACCACGCTCGGCCGTGGCGGCAGCGATACAACCGCCGTGGCGCTGGCCGCCGTGCTGCGGGCCGACTGCGAGATTTATACCGATGTCGACGGCGTGTATACGACCGATCCGCGGATCATGGCGGAAGCCCGCCGCATGTCGCAGGTCAGCTATGACGAAATGCTGGAAATGGCCAGCCTGGGAGCGGGCGTCATGCACAACCGCTCGATCGAGTTCGCCAAGAAATACAATGTGCCGATCCATGTTCGCCACAGCGGCATCGACGATTCCGTCGGCACGCTGATTGTCGCCGACCCGGAATCGCCCGACCAGGCCGTCAGCGGAGCCGCCCTCACCAAGCACGAGGCCCGCATCACCGTGACCGGCGTGCCCGATGTGCCGGGCGCCAGCCTGAAGGTCTTCTCGCCGATTGCCGCCCGGGCGATTACCGTCGACATGATCGTGCAGAACGTCAGCGAAAACGGCGAAGCGAACGTCTCCTTCACCGTGCCGAAGAACGAACTGGGGCAAACGCTAGAAGCCGTCGAAGAAGCCGTCGCGGAATGGGACGGCGCCCGCGTCAGCCACGACGACCAGGTGGCGAAGATCTCCGTCGTCGGTCTGGGGATGGCCCGCATGACGGGCGTCGCCAATAAAATGTTCCACGCCCTGGCCGATGAAGGGGTCAACATCCAGATGATCACCACCAGCGAGATCAAAATCTCGGTGCTGATCCATCGCGATGAAGCGCTGCGTGCTTTACGCGCCGCGCATCGGGCGTTCCTGCTGCATCTGCCGCCGCCGAACCTGACGCCCCGCGCCCCCGCGGGAGCCCGCCGGGCCGACGACGATGCGGCCGACATTATCGATCGCCTCCGCGGCGTTGATATGGAAGAACTGATGATCGACGAGATCCGCCTGGACGAGAGCCAGGCCCGCGTCACCATCAATGGCATCCCCAACCAGCCCGGCATTGCCGCCCGGATTTTCGACGAGGTGGCCGCCGCCGATGTGTTTGTCGATATGATCGTGCAGAGCTTTGGCGACGACGCCACGGCCCGGCTGAGCTTCACCACGCCGGCTGACCAGATCGATCGCAGCGTGGAAGTCGCCAAAAAACTTTCCGCCGGCCTGGGCTGCGGCGATGTTACCAGCGACCGCCGCATCGCCAAACTGTCGGTCTCCGGCATCGGCCTGCGGAGCCACACGGGCGTGGCCATTCGCATGTTCCGTTCGCTCTCCGACGCTGGCATTAATGTCAGCATGATCAACACGAGCGAAGTCCGTGTGAACGTGGTCGTCGATCACGACCGCGCCAAAGAGGCTCTGGCCTGCCTGGAAAAAGCCTTTGCCGACGTGAAAAAGTAA